A genomic window from Candidatus Nealsonbacteria bacterium includes:
- the tuf gene encoding elongation factor Tu — MAEKAKFERTKPHVNVGTIGHVDHGKTTLTAAILKTLSLYGFASAEKSVDQIDAAPEEKARGLTISISHLEYESENRHYAHIDCPGHADYIKNMITGAAQMDGGILVVSAVDGPMPQTREHILLARQVGLPSLVVFINKVDMVDDLEMVDLVEDEIRELLKKYDYPGDEIPVIRGSALKAFEATSKDDEATKPIMELVKALDEYLPEPVRDIEKPALMAIEDVFSIAGRGTVATGRIERGIINSNEEIEIVGIRPTTKTTVVSVEMFNKILDQGRAGDNVGLLLRGLKKEDLERGQVISKPGSITPHTEFEAEIYVLTKEEGGRHTPFFAGYKPQFYFRTTDVTAEVNLPDGREMVMPGDTVNVSVKLIAPIALEEKQRFAVREGGKTVGAGVVTKIIK; from the coding sequence ATGGCAGAAAAAGCAAAATTTGAAAGAACAAAGCCACACGTTAACGTTGGTACTATTGGTCACGTTGACCATGGTAAGACTACATTGACCGCAGCTATTCTAAAGACCCTAAGTCTTTATGGCTTCGCGTCAGCAGAAAAAAGTGTTGATCAAATCGACGCAGCTCCGGAAGAAAAAGCAAGAGGACTCACAATTTCTATTTCTCATCTTGAGTACGAATCTGAAAACAGACATTACGCGCACATTGATTGTCCTGGTCACGCTGACTATATTAAGAATATGATTACTGGTGCAGCTCAAATGGACGGAGGAATTTTAGTTGTATCTGCAGTTGATGGTCCGATGCCTCAAACAAGAGAACATATTCTTCTTGCTCGTCAAGTAGGTCTTCCATCACTTGTTGTTTTCATTAACAAAGTAGATATGGTAGATGACCTAGAAATGGTTGATTTAGTAGAAGATGAAATTAGAGAACTTTTAAAGAAATATGATTACCCAGGAGATGAGATTCCAGTTATCAGAGGATCAGCATTAAAAGCTTTTGAAGCTACTTCAAAAGATGATGAAGCTACAAAGCCTATTATGGAATTAGTAAAAGCTCTTGATGAATATTTACCTGAACCGGTAAGAGATATTGAGAAGCCTGCACTTATGGCGATTGAAGATGTTTTCTCAATTGCTGGCAGAGGGACTGTTGCAACCGGAAGAATTGAGAGAGGTATCATTAATTCTAATGAAGAGATTGAGATTGTTGGCATTAGACCTACTACCAAGACCACTGTTGTTAGCGTTGAGATGTTTAACAAAATTCTTGACCAAGGAAGAGCTGGAGACAATGTCGGTCTTTTATTAAGAGGTCTTAAAAAAGAAGATCTTGAAAGAGGTCAAGTTATCTCAAAACCAGGATCAATTACACCACATACTGAATTTGAAGCAGAAATTTATGTTTTAACCAAAGAAGAAGGAGGAAGACATACACCATTTTTTGCGGGATATAAGCCACAATTTTATTTCCGAACCACCGACGTTACTGCAGAAGTAAATCTTCCAGATGGAAGAGAAATGGTAATGCCTGGAGATACTGTTAATGTATCAGTTAAATTAATTGCACCAATCGCTTTAGAGGAAAAACAAAGATTTGCCGTAAGAGAGGGTGGAAAAACTGTTGGAGCAGGAGTAGTAACTAAAATAATCAAATAG
- the rpsJ gene encoding 30S ribosomal protein S10, whose amino-acid sequence MAAKAKASTKENTKTRIHIRLKAYDHKVIDNSARQIVETVLRYGSEVVGPVPLPTDTRKYTVNRSSFVHKDAREQFEIRTHKRLIDIVNPNPKVIDALMNLTLPAGVDIEIKM is encoded by the coding sequence ATGGCCGCAAAAGCGAAAGCATCAACAAAAGAGAATACTAAGACAAGAATCCACATTCGCCTTAAAGCCTATGACCATAAAGTAATTGATAATAGTGCTAGGCAAATTGTAGAAACTGTTTTGCGTTACGGAAGTGAAGTAGTTGGACCGGTTCCATTGCCAACCGATACTAGAAAGTATACCGTCAATCGATCTTCTTTTGTTCATAAAGATGCAAGAGAGCAGTTTGAAATCAGAACCCACAAGAGGTTAATAGATATTGTTAACCCTAATCCCAAAGTGATTGACGCGTTAATGAATTTAACCTTGCCCGCAGGAGTTGATATTGAGATTAAAATGTAA
- the rplC gene encoding 50S ribosomal protein L3, with product MKFILGKKLGMTQVFTEDGKLTPVTLVEAGPCKVLQLKNDAKDGYEAIQIGFEEITKKNQIKKSAKDKHYKHIREFPAGEGKEYSKGEVIDVTSFEEGDEIRVVGISKGKGFQGGVKRHGFAGAGSSHGIKHSKRKIGSIGSAFPQRVIKGRKMPGRMGSDRINVKGLKIIKIDSERNIIAIKGALPGRPGTLLEISVQ from the coding sequence ATGAAATTCATTTTAGGAAAAAAATTAGGAATGACACAGGTATTTACCGAGGATGGCAAATTAACCCCGGTGACTTTAGTTGAGGCTGGACCTTGTAAGGTTCTCCAACTGAAAAATGATGCTAAAGATGGCTACGAAGCGATTCAGATTGGGTTTGAAGAAATAACTAAAAAGAATCAGATCAAAAAATCAGCCAAAGATAAACATTATAAGCACATTAGAGAGTTTCCGGCTGGAGAAGGAAAAGAGTATTCCAAAGGAGAAGTTATAGATGTGACTTCGTTTGAAGAGGGAGATGAGATTAGGGTCGTAGGTATTTCCAAGGGTAAAGGATTTCAGGGAGGAGTAAAGCGTCATGGATTTGCAGGAGCAGGATCTTCTCATGGAATAAAACACAGTAAAAGAAAGATTGGATCAATTGGAAGTGCCTTCCCTCAAAGAGTTATTAAAGGTAGAAAAATGCCTGGACGAATGGGAAGTGATAGAATTAATGTAAAAGGTTTAAAGATTATAAAGATTGATTCTGAAAGAAATATTATAGCAATAAAAGGTGCTTTACCAGGAAGGCCAGGAACCCTCTTGGAAATTAGTGTTCAATAA
- the rplD gene encoding 50S ribosomal protein L4 yields the protein MKVSVYNQKGEELKKIDVSDDVFNVEPNFDLLHQVVVSQMSNRRQGTAHTKDRGDVSGGGKKPWRQKGTGRARHGSTRSPIWKGGGVTFGPRSDKNYKRVIPKLMKRKALFMVLSAKLKDNEMKVLDKIELNNHKTKGAIEVLNNFPEIIKKNTLLILPDTNKSVLLGFRNIPKIELMQAKDLNALDLLSFKNIIIPEASIKVIEDTF from the coding sequence ATGAAAGTAAGCGTTTATAATCAAAAAGGAGAAGAGTTAAAGAAAATTGATGTTTCCGATGACGTTTTTAATGTAGAACCAAACTTTGATTTACTTCATCAAGTTGTAGTTTCACAAATGTCTAATAGAAGACAGGGGACTGCTCACACTAAAGACAGAGGAGATGTCAGCGGAGGAGGTAAAAAACCCTGGAGACAAAAAGGAACTGGCCGCGCAAGACACGGATCAACCAGATCTCCTATTTGGAAGGGTGGTGGAGTTACCTTTGGACCAAGAAGTGATAAAAATTACAAGAGAGTGATTCCAAAGTTAATGAAAAGAAAAGCTCTTTTTATGGTATTGTCTGCAAAATTGAAAGATAACGAAATGAAAGTATTGGATAAGATTGAGCTAAATAATCATAAGACAAAGGGCGCAATAGAAGTCTTAAATAATTTTCCAGAAATAATCAAGAAAAACACTTTGTTAATACTTCCAGACACCAACAAGAGCGTACTTCTAGGATTCAGAAATATTCCTAAGATAGAATTGATGCAAGCTAAAGATCTTAATGCATTAGACCTTTTATCTTTTAAAAATATTATTATTCCGGAGGCAAGTATTAAGGTAATAGAGGATACATTTTAA
- the rplW gene encoding 50S ribosomal protein L23, translating into MAISKIFKKTEEKKEKPLKTEKKATAVKSESIAWRVLEGPYVSEKSTDLMTKDKYLFKVSSVSNKDEVKRAIEDLYKVDVIAVNVINVPGKAKRLGKHKGRKKGFKKAIIEIKKGQQIDIIPN; encoded by the coding sequence ATGGCTATAAGTAAAATTTTTAAAAAAACTGAAGAGAAGAAAGAGAAACCTTTAAAGACTGAAAAAAAGGCCACTGCTGTTAAGAGTGAATCAATTGCATGGAGGGTCTTAGAGGGGCCGTATGTAAGTGAGAAGTCTACTGACCTTATGACTAAAGATAAGTATCTTTTCAAAGTTTCTTCTGTTTCAAACAAGGACGAAGTAAAGAGAGCTATAGAAGATCTTTACAAAGTAGATGTTATAGCAGTTAATGTTATAAATGTTCCAGGAAAAGCAAAGAGGCTAGGAAAACATAAGGGTAGAAAGAAGGGATTCAAGAAAGCAATAATTGAAATTAAGAAAGGTCAACAGATTGATATTATCCCCAATTAA